In one Acomys russatus chromosome X, mAcoRus1.1, whole genome shotgun sequence genomic region, the following are encoded:
- the Psmd10 gene encoding 26S proteasome non-ATPase regulatory subunit 10 isoform X1 yields MEGCVSNVTVCNLAYSGKLDELKESILADKSLATRTDQDSRTALHWACSAGHTEIVEFLLQLGVPVNDKDDAGWSPLHIAASAGRDEIVKALLVKGAHVNAVNQNGCTPLHYAASKNRHEIAVMLLEGGANPDAKDHYQATAMHRAAAKGNLKMVHILLYYKASTNIQDTEGNTPLHLACDEERVEEAKLLVTQGASIYIENKEEKTPLQVAKGGLGLILKRMVES; encoded by the exons ATGGAGGGGTGTGTGTCTAACGTTACGGTCTGCAACTTGGCCTACAGCGGGAAGCTGGATGAGTTGAAGGAGAGCATTTTGGCCGATAAATCTCTGGCTACTAGAACCGATCAG GACAGCAGAACAGCATTGCACTGGGCATGCTCAGCTGGTCATACAGAAATTGTTGAATTCTTGCTGCAACTTGGAGTGCCAGTGAATGATAAGGATGAC GCAGGTTGGTCTCCTCTTCATATTGCTGCTTCTGCAGGCCGGGATGAGATTGTAAAAGCCCTTCTGGTAAAAGGTGCACACGTGAATGCTGTCAATCAAAATGGCTGCACTCCCCTCCATTATGCAGCTTCGAAAAATAGACATGAG ATTGCTGTCATGTTACTAGAAGGTGGGGCTAATCCAGATGCTAAGGACCATTACCAGGCCACAGCAATGCACCGGGCAGCAGCCAAGGGTAACTTGAAGATGGTTCATATCCTTCTCTACTACAAAGCATCCACAAACATCCAAGACACTGAGGGTAACACTCCTCT ACACTTAGCCTGTGATGAGGAGAGAGTGGAAGAAGCAAAATTGCTGGTGACCCAAGGAGCAAGTATTTACAttgaaaataaggaagaaaagacacCCCTGCAAGTGGCCAAAGGAGGCCTGGGTTTAATACTCAAGAGAATGGTAGAAAGCTAA
- the Psmd10 gene encoding 26S proteasome non-ATPase regulatory subunit 10 isoform X2, translating into MEGCVSNVTVCNLAYSGKLDELKESILADKSLATRTDQDSRTALHWACSAGHTEIVEFLLQLGVPVNDKDDAGWSPLHIAASAGRDEIVKALLVKGAHVNAVNQNGCTPLHYAASKNRHEIAVMLLEGGANPDAKDHYQATAMHRAAAKDT; encoded by the exons ATGGAGGGGTGTGTGTCTAACGTTACGGTCTGCAACTTGGCCTACAGCGGGAAGCTGGATGAGTTGAAGGAGAGCATTTTGGCCGATAAATCTCTGGCTACTAGAACCGATCAG GACAGCAGAACAGCATTGCACTGGGCATGCTCAGCTGGTCATACAGAAATTGTTGAATTCTTGCTGCAACTTGGAGTGCCAGTGAATGATAAGGATGAC GCAGGTTGGTCTCCTCTTCATATTGCTGCTTCTGCAGGCCGGGATGAGATTGTAAAAGCCCTTCTGGTAAAAGGTGCACACGTGAATGCTGTCAATCAAAATGGCTGCACTCCCCTCCATTATGCAGCTTCGAAAAATAGACATGAG ATTGCTGTCATGTTACTAGAAGGTGGGGCTAATCCAGATGCTAAGGACCATTACCAGGCCACAGCAATGCACCGGGCAGCAGCCAAGG ACACTTAG